A DNA window from Candidatus Thermoplasmatota archaeon contains the following coding sequences:
- a CDS encoding NAD(P)/FAD-dependent oxidoreductase, translating into MSTIQCDVLVVGGGIAGSTCATVLDKLGVHDVHLIEKSKKIGQSHSQKIDFAEDKGLKKLLTKYNLPILKETNISRWFSPNQNMFELRSNIHDIWFKRGDSNSYENSVLKKSNVNIVIDTKVISINNNCVTVVNQSTQEKMTYEPRTIVIATGSHPPFFSNDKKENIIQTMHTKGFIFDKIDIDPDVPHIFFDNTLFPGSYLYMVQHSEENTGYFAYGTTAENNFGLEDFKKKNVIGKAISKSKIKKHIHGDLYVAKPCSLSQDNMLFIGDAANLMDPFLSYGVTNAIKSGVFAAEAIASGKDIHEEYKLSVNQEIVTEFKRQFKMRQFLNKLENEDIDCIVKLFNNLNEEGNIEKLFDNLPKLTSRVTPLLLKDLRLIKILFKGIGCVI; encoded by the coding sequence ATGTCTACGATACAATGTGATGTGTTGGTTGTTGGAGGAGGAATAGCAGGGTCAACATGTGCTACAGTTTTAGATAAATTAGGAGTTCATGATGTTCACCTTATTGAAAAATCAAAAAAAATAGGGCAATCTCATTCTCAAAAAATTGACTTTGCAGAAGATAAAGGTCTGAAAAAATTACTTACGAAATACAACCTTCCAATTTTAAAGGAAACGAATATTTCAAGATGGTTTTCCCCAAATCAAAACATGTTTGAATTACGATCAAATATTCACGACATCTGGTTCAAACGAGGAGACAGTAATTCTTATGAGAACTCTGTTTTAAAAAAATCTAATGTTAATATCGTTATTGACACCAAGGTTATTAGTATAAATAATAACTGTGTAACGGTAGTTAATCAGAGTACACAAGAAAAAATGACATATGAACCAAGAACTATCGTAATTGCTACTGGAAGCCATCCACCCTTTTTCAGCAATGATAAAAAAGAGAACATAATACAGACAATGCATACAAAAGGATTTATTTTTGATAAAATAGATATTGACCCTGATGTACCTCACATTTTTTTTGACAATACACTTTTTCCTGGAAGCTATCTCTATATGGTTCAACATTCAGAGGAAAATACAGGATATTTTGCATATGGAACTACTGCAGAAAATAATTTTGGATTAGAAGATTTTAAGAAAAAAAATGTTATAGGAAAAGCGATTTCAAAATCTAAAATTAAAAAACATATACACGGAGATCTCTATGTTGCAAAACCATGCTCATTAAGTCAAGATAATATGTTGTTTATTGGTGACGCAGCGAATCTCATGGATCCATTTCTAAGTTACGGGGTTACAAATGCGATAAAATCAGGCGTATTCGCGGCAGAGGCTATCGCATCAGGAAAAGATATACATGAGGAATATAAATTGTCCGTTAATCAGGAGATAGTTACTGAATTTAAAAGGCAATTTAAAATGAGACAATTCCTTAATAAGTTAGAAAATGAAGACATTGACTGTATTGTAAAATTATTCAACAATTTAAACGAGGAGGGGAATATTGAAAAATTATTTGATAATCTGCCCAAATTAACCAGCAGGGTAACACCTCTTCTTCTGAAAGATTTAAGATTAATAAAAATATTATTCAAAGGTATCGGGTGTGTGATATGA
- a CDS encoding FIST N-terminal domain-containing protein has translation MFSTIHYEKHGGFQEFLNGVWEVMPEGTPLIGGTFSGFANNKGCFTRGATALAVSSDQIKVKIGYGKNIKRSPKKACKNLIKMLKNNAPPLYKNRYIFEFISSGTVPKFTRLGRTRVLKVPRLLNKAINPTFSILTRVFQYGVGREEEVLEFLAKSFPDHLIFGGSTSDDNKWERSYQFFNNQVFQHSIVALSIETNLNNLFASQTGFTPTGIKMKPTKIGNFNCSIVQLDGKPAFKEFSSRIGWPETLFDERLHRKTLYYPLGANDENGQYLRLVALVIGSNLVFSNRVKPIDLEIYTASGKGLMDAIDTAISTFNGKKEDIIFSFVVSCTARLEALGRHIYSEQKKLEKCFREKPFIIVYASGEDSIGLSGKWVRRNESFNIMSFYKGE, from the coding sequence TTGTTTTCTACAATCCACTATGAGAAACATGGAGGGTTTCAGGAATTCTTAAACGGTGTATGGGAGGTAATGCCTGAAGGAACACCGTTGATAGGAGGAACGTTCTCCGGTTTTGCTAATAATAAAGGATGCTTTACCAGAGGGGCTACTGCACTTGCAGTTTCTTCAGATCAAATTAAAGTAAAGATTGGTTATGGAAAAAATATTAAAAGATCACCAAAAAAAGCTTGCAAAAATTTAATAAAAATGTTGAAAAATAACGCCCCTCCTTTATATAAAAATAGATATATCTTTGAATTTATTTCCAGTGGAACGGTCCCAAAATTTACACGACTTGGAAGAACAAGAGTATTGAAAGTCCCTCGTTTATTGAATAAAGCTATTAACCCAACATTTTCTATTTTAACGAGAGTTTTTCAATATGGTGTCGGTCGAGAGGAAGAAGTATTAGAATTTTTAGCCAAATCATTTCCAGATCACCTTATTTTTGGAGGGTCAACATCAGATGACAATAAATGGGAACGAAGTTATCAGTTTTTTAATAATCAAGTTTTTCAACATTCGATAGTTGCATTATCAATAGAAACAAATCTGAATAATCTTTTTGCATCTCAGACAGGATTTACACCGACAGGAATAAAGATGAAACCAACGAAAATAGGTAATTTTAATTGTTCTATTGTTCAATTAGATGGTAAACCTGCATTTAAAGAATTTAGTTCACGAATAGGATGGCCTGAGACACTATTTGATGAAAGATTACATAGAAAAACGTTATATTATCCATTGGGAGCAAATGATGAAAATGGTCAGTATCTTCGGCTTGTAGCTCTTGTCATAGGTTCGAATTTGGTTTTTTCTAATCGAGTTAAACCAATAGATTTAGAAATTTATACTGCATCTGGAAAAGGGTTGATGGATGCGATTGACACTGCGATTTCTACGTTTAATGGAAAAAAAGAAGATATCATTTTTTCATTTGTTGTTTCGTGCACAGCACGTTTGGAAGCGCTCGGTCGACATATTTACTCGGAGCAAAAAAAACTGGAAAAATGTTTTAGAGAAAAACCGTTTATTATAGTTTATGCATCTGGAGAAGATTCTATAGGTTTATCTGGAAAATGGGTACGTCGTAACGAGAGTTTCAATATTATGAGTTTCTACAAGGGGGAGTGA
- a CDS encoding transposase: TYHLYLANIPSDLLTADDIVSLYGARWEVELIFKELKSRYALDMIKTTNAKIVEALILVAILTLLVSRLIYNLVRQIAESKGREVVRFTHLRWSTIFSETAGKHLTALLHYLNIKMDLMDFYTLYDCQAFDPHVNRQRFREEWWA; this comes from the coding sequence ACCTATCATTTGTATCTGGCAAACATCCCCAGTGATCTATTAACGGCAGATGATATCGTCTCTCTGTACGGAGCGCGATGGGAAGTAGAACTTATCTTCAAAGAACTGAAGAGCAGATATGCTCTGGATATGATTAAAACGACCAATGCAAAGATTGTTGAGGCATTGATTTTGGTGGCGATACTTACCCTTCTTGTCAGTAGGTTGATTTACAACCTTGTTCGGCAGATAGCAGAATCCAAAGGTAGGGAAGTGGTTCGTTTTACCCATCTGCGCTGGAGTACGATATTCTCTGAAACTGCGGGTAAACATCTCACTGCATTGCTTCATTATCTGAATATCAAGATGGATCTGATGGATTTCTATACTTTATACGATTGTCAGGCATTTGATCCGCATGTGAATCGACAGAGATTTAGGGAGGAATGGTGGGCTTAA